A window of Castanea sativa cultivar Marrone di Chiusa Pesio chromosome 8, ASM4071231v1 genomic DNA:
AGTAAAACATTCAAGAAATTTTCCTACCAAATGCAGaaatttagggtccgtttgtttTGGCTTCAAATCATTTTAGGAAATCATTTTCCGTAAAACCGTGTGTTTGGTTGcgcatagaaaataaaattttcgaAAATGCATTTCATTTGACCGTAAATATAAAGGCTTTGACCCGAAAATCATTTTACGTTTctattttcacttcaaaccatttccggACTCAGACccgcagagagagagagagagagagagagagagagagagagagaaacaacaaGGAGAGATCGCGCCGATCGCATCAATCTCGTTGATCGCAGCCCCGCGCCGATTGCACCGGTCTCGTCAATCGTAGCACAGCACCGATCGCACCGCGCCGATCAAGCAAAGATCACACCGATCTCGTCGATCGCAGCACAGCGCCGATCGCACTACGCCGATCAAGCAAAAATCGCACcgaatttgatgaattttttgatcggatttgatgaattttttttttgggttttgtttcttttgtgttttgtttcttttgtgtttgtggactgagaaatgatattatatatttgtttgaaaGCTGataaaatgtgagcaacaagtaaaaaatgtgtttccataatattttcaagaacacaaccaaacactaaaattcgaagtatttttttaaatactaacaaacacctgaaaatttttttttttttttaaatattttcacctgaaaatatttgacacttgaaaaacattttacatagAACCAAACAAAGCCTTAATAAATTAATACTCCATTTACTAGTTTAGAACATCTCGAAAAGGTAAAACTAACCCTCAATTTCAGACAAAGGCAGGAAATAGAATATATTGACAGTATTGGAAACAGCAATTGATTTTTAAGGACATAAACTTTGGGAACTAGGAACTCTCAAATTTGGTATGGAGAGTAATAATCAATGGTTGACTTGGCAATAGACAAACAAGAGGCACCGACAAAAATGTTTAAGcaacaatttttattaatacaatttttttcacaatatactttttttcataatattaacGGAATGCTAATAGAGATGTCTTTACAACAATTGGTAATAAACCatattaagaaagttttgatattattttcataaaaaatatttaaaaagttgtCCAACATTTAGATATTTGTTaacaaactattttaagaaagttttaacacaatattaaaaaaatttctaaaccaACGCTCTTATAGCATTCATTAACATTTTCCTTAAAACAATAGCATAAACACCATAACTATTATGCATTACCACCTagttaagagcattcacattgagGACCTacttttcatattttaagttaactaataatttttattaaaataatatataatacaaccacatacacacacacacatatatatatataggttcaATTAACTAGTGCCCTTAACaaaccattttaagaaaattttgatactaatttcatgaaaatgtttttttcttttccctccaacAAACTTTTCTAAATTAATTCATTGACAAATACTACATCCATtaacaaaattctaaaaatattctttcttCCTCCATTCTTTATTATTTACCCTTTACCCAAATCATCAGCACAACACCCAAACAAGGACAAAAGTAGATAATGGTAATGTACTTGGGTGAGagaaagaatgaataaaaaataccaTTTGCATAAGTTACAGTATCGTCTAAATTTGGACAACAAACATTATATAGTAAAAAATGTTACTTTGCCTAATGAGTACATAAACGGCGAGTgttttgtgagatttattagACAAATTTGGAGTCTTATTATATGCTTTTTTAACATAACCGATGTGAATCCTCTAGAaaaagtctttaaaaaaaacctgAGAAGTTTGAACCACAAAGATTCATTATTTGAAAGAGTATTATAATCACTCAAATCAAGACCACATAGATCGTGACCTCATGTTGATGTGTACTGGCTGGCTGCCACCAAGAAATGAAGACAAAGCATCCAAAGAGTAGGTGGCCCTCCATTACATCAATCACACGCAAAGGAAAATGCAACTTTGTCCTTCgccataataataatttcatattttacgAAACAAGCACCAccgacatttttttttttttctctctagaactGTGTTACTGTTTATTACTTCTTTTTAGACAAATTGTGATGGATTACTTCATCATATGCAAAAACAATCAGACAACTGTAGGTTCCAGCTCATATTCAAAgaacaaaatattattattgtacagcaaagagagaaaagaagagcaGAGAGAGACAAAATTCTCCTTTTAATTTCTTCAGCATTACATTCTCTTTAATGTAGAGAAATTGTATTATAAATAGTACACAATGATTCTGGCACCGCTCTATCTTGTACAAAgagccaaaaagaaagaaaaaaatgggaTTTGGGGAAATCCAAAGAGCAGGAAGGAGCAAATGGCCAAAACCGGCTTGGATTTTTACATTTCACCCGGCTGTAAAAAAAAGCCAATTATTGTTCCCTCACATTATCATCATAAATTGAACCTTAAGTTTTGGGTGGCACtatttgagtattttttttccccacccAAAATAGCTAACTTTCCCACCATCAAGAACAATTTTGTTCtatgtaaatatattatacatccttttttttttttcttcccctccCTAAGTTACATGTGGATATATTATAATCCATCGCTACATATGTACAAAAAGCACATCACAAATGGAGACTAAAATCTACATTTACTCCTAGTACTACTATTACCATAATAGTTCTACTCTTACACCATCACAAAAcactttaaagaaaaaagtaccTGCTTCTTTTACTCTTTCACAGGTATCTCTTTTCCTTTGAACCCTTTTTGATTTCCTTTTACGTTTGTCCGTGACTTTGGACTTTCTGGGTTCACATTGGTTGTACTTTGAAGGCACTTAGCGCCAGCTTCAAAAAACCATATCCCACCGGAACAagtcaaaaaaactttttaacaaTTGGCCGTTTTCACCTGTGAAAAAATCAATTCAATGGACTCAGTATAATTATGCTCAAACCCcaacaacacaaaaaacaataatgtcacatacacaactttttttaacaaatttccCACCTAAAGAATTGTCGGTagcaccaagaaaaaaaaaaaaaggaatcatTTACATATTTTTCACCTAATTTCAGATATTCAAGAATATGTGATCATTCACTgctagaaaaataaattagtaaacAAAACACTTAACCAGTTTgaaattcttcaaaaaatattccACTAGAGATTGGGtcaaaatcccaaattttgGCTACCTAAATTGACTTTCCAACGTTTGCATAAgcataatttcaattttcaatctttaaataaaataaaaaaatgatatactAAAGAGGGCAATTTGGTAATGAAAACAATAGTAAAGATTCTAAATCAATCGGCAGACAAACACCCAATAAAAAAGGCGGGTTTAGTAAAGTTGACTCGGACTTACTTTTCCcaccaaaaatataataaagcGGATTTTTCGTGGTTTTTTCCGCTagccaaaaatccaaatttcagGGATTAGGATCAAACTCTCACACACCCGCCACCCTCACTCACCACCACCGACACTAACTCACTGAGTCGAGCAAAATTTAACCAATGCCGTAAAAATTAAACTTGACACCTTCGAGTTTACGTCACCTCGAGATTTACCTGACTAATGAACCCACCATTTTGATTCCGCTAACTAAATTCACGATTTCGAAATTCACATTTAGCaaggtaaaaagtaaaaagagaaaaacaaaaagtaataagTTACCGAAAAATGTCATTCAGTCGCGGAAAATGACCGAATCGGCGAGACCCATTAAGGGTTTCAGGCAATCAGGAGTGAATTTCCTGGCGAACAAGTACGACTCGGAAAAATTGGATTGACGCAGCCGATAAATTAACTCGGCCGAAACTTCGGGTGGCCGATACGTGTACGGGTGACCATTGACCGTACCGGTCCAATTGACCTTCGTCAAAGTGTAATGGGTGCAACCATCAGGGTCCGCCATTGATAGCAGAGTCGGGAAATAGTGCTCTTCAGGGAAACACTCGTCGTCTCGGTAACACGGAAGCTTGAATTTCCTCCACAGAGTCCGATCCTTGATCACAACCAGCGCGTGCTTACGCGTCACCACGAAGAACTGCGACCCGCCCCGGAACTTCTCGAACGGCACCTCGGGCATCATCGCGAACCGGCCTCTCGCGGCGTACCGCTTCCACAGCGACCGGTTCTTGGAGATGATCTCGATGAAGCTCTTGTACTTGAGGCGAACCCCGCCGTACTGAGCCGACTCGGAGGGAGACTGAGTCAGATCGAAGGTGGTGGAGGTGACGAGCGAGCTGTACACGTACCGGAAAGAGTGGAGAGGGACGCAGTACTGAGACAGCACGGCGAAGAACGCGTTGGCCGGATCGTCGATGACGGCGGTGGCGAGCAAACGGCGCGTGGCGGAGATGAGCGTCGGGGAGCCGCGGTAGGTTTTCTTGGCCGGAATGAAACGGAACTCGAAAACGGTGCCCTTAGGGCGGGTGACGTTGACGGAAGGATCGGCGTGGACGTAGACGTTGTAGAGGTTTTTGGAAGGGGCATTTTGGAAAAAGTGTTGCCAGAGAGGGGCGAAGTGGAGGTCGGAGTTGGTGAGGAAGAGGAAAGCGATCTTGAGTTTGGGGTTTTTGGAGGAGGAGAGGTGGGAGAATGTGTTGGAGGGGTTGGAGAGAGAGGCGGCGCGGTTGAAGAGGGAGAGGTCGTCGAGCTCGTCGGGGAGAGGGATAGGGATGGAAGGGTGACGAAGAGGGAGGAAACGAGGGGCTAAGAGGAAGAGGATTGGGAGGGAAAGGAGGAGGGAAAAGGTGAGGACGAATTGAGTGGAGAACATCGATGAAGGGGAGATGGTTATGAGTCGGGATAGAATGGGTGGGAGGATGGTTGGGAATCTTGGTGCGTGAGGATTGGGGTCTGGAATTTTGTTAGAGCTCGAGAGACTtaaatcgatttttttttttttttagggtttgattttttttttggggggttggggttggggttggggttgggtgggtttgatgatgatgatgtgagGGTGATGAGAAGGTGGTGGCTTTGGTGCGAGTAATTAAGAGGAaatgagaaaggaaagaaagagagagagagggaaagtgGGCAAGTGGGTACAGAAGGCGTGATATTGCTGCCGTTATGTTTCACGGTAGTTGTTGGAAGGATGTGATTGTTTCTCAGATTGGATGTACCAAgcttgttgtttgtttgttagttAAAGGGggtaaaaaatgaaatagactAGAATTGGTAAATACCATCCTCTTTTTGGCT
This region includes:
- the LOC142607788 gene encoding glycosyltransferase BC10 gives rise to the protein MFSTQFVLTFSLLLSLPILFLLAPRFLPLRHPSIPIPLPDELDDLSLFNRAASLSNPSNTFSHLSSSKNPKLKIAFLFLTNSDLHFAPLWQHFFQNAPSKNLYNVYVHADPSVNVTRPKGTVFEFRFIPAKKTYRGSPTLISATRRLLATAVIDDPANAFFAVLSQYCVPLHSFRYVYSSLVTSTTFDLTQSPSESAQYGGVRLKYKSFIEIISKNRSLWKRYAARGRFAMMPEVPFEKFRGGSQFFVVTRKHALVVIKDRTLWRKFKLPCYRDDECFPEEHYFPTLLSMADPDGCTHYTLTKVNWTGTVNGHPYTYRPPEVSAELIYRLRQSNFSESYLFARKFTPDCLKPLMGLADSVIFRD